In Polyodon spathula isolate WHYD16114869_AA chromosome 53, ASM1765450v1, whole genome shotgun sequence, one DNA window encodes the following:
- the LOC121307143 gene encoding nuclear receptor subfamily 1 group D member 1-like isoform X2 has translation MDNIGGVILYAGSSSNSSSPGPSSPSSGYQTQSPCSQASSPAEVPFTEIGVLKNRGGGGSPQLVFQFPEGGGAEWPQQRFGIVSVGSGNAGKTGTSNSFSHQHSNNNHNKLAANKHCGIASTLTSGWDGAALHCVWRRCLRIPLRGPRLRGVQAVRFGRIPKREKQRLLDEMQSYMSSLGKSAAMDIDSSPSPEDSQSEEAIRAISRAYRDIFVTGRDRLGKKEEEGEEPNDCNHNPCPALNPHTHCQGYPPCPRCAARDNKPAGLVNNNHYGYRAPPPETSSSNQGQQQSEAPPTHSLSANHNSNVARGSGGQSLCPWAMSGRVKVLACPLNASPFSEPGRSTQQVWEDFSRCFTPAVTEVVEFAKSIPGFQQLSQQDQIMLLKAGTFQVLMVRFSSLFDPREQAVTFLDGRTYPLPELRALGMGPLLVSMLEFSGRLGALELQADETALFMAVVLLSADRSGVLDVGPVDRLQESLTHSLRFLITQNHPQDPELLSKLLLRLPELRTLNQQHCEKLLAFHIEP, from the exons ATGGATAATATTGGCG GAGTGATTCTGTACGCTGGCAGTTCCTCAAACAGCTCCAGCCCGGGTCCCAGCAGCCCCTCCAGTGGGTACCAGACTCAGTCTCCCTGCTCCCAGGCCTCCTCTCCTGCGGAGGTCCCCTTCACTGAGATTGGGGTGCTCAAGAACAGGGGTGGGGGGGGCTCCCCCCAGCTCGTCTTCCAGTTCCCTGAGGGGGGGGGCGCGGAGTGGCCCCAGCAGAGGTTCGGCATTGTGAGCGTCGGCAGCGGCAATGCTGGGAAAACTGGGACCAGCAACAGCTTCAGCCACCAGCacagcaacaacaaccacaacaaattGGCGGCCAACAAGCACTGCGGCATAGCCAGCACCCTCACCA GCGGGTGGGATGGTGctgctctgcactgtgtgtggAGACGTTGCCTCAGGATTCCACTACGGGGTCCACGCCTGCGAGGGGTGCAAG ccgtGCGTTTCGGTCGGATCCCGAAGCGTGAGAAGCAGCGCCTCCTGGACGAGATGCAGAGCTACATGAGCAGCCTCGGCAAATCAGCAGCCATGGACATAGACTCCTCCCCCAGCCCCGAGGACAGCCAATCGGAAGAGGCCATCAGGGCCATCTCAAGAGCCTACAGAGACATCTTTGTGACGGGGCGGGACAGGCTGGgcaagaaggaggaggagggggaggagccaaATGACTGCAACCACAACCCCTGCCCCGCACTGAACCCGCACACTCACTGCCAGGGGTACCCCCCGTGCCCACGCTGCGCGGCGAGAGACAACAAGCCTGCAGGATTGGTCAATAACAATCACTACGGCTATCGAGCCCCGCCCCCCGAGACCTCATCCTCCAATCAGGGCCAGCAGCAGAGCGAGGCCCCGCCCACTCACAGCCTCTCGGCCAATCACAACAGCAACGTGGCCAGAGGCTCCGGGGGTCAGAGTTTGTGTCCCTGGGCGATGAGCGGCAGGGTTAAAGTGCTG GCCTGCCCCCTCAACGCCTCTCCCTTCTCGGAGCCTGGGCGCAGCACTCAGCAGGTCTGGGAGGATTTCTCTCGCTGCTTCACCCCGGCTGTGACAGAGGTCGTGGAGTTTGCAAAGAGCATCCCCGGCTTCCAGCAGCTGAGCCAGCAGGACCAGATCATGCTGCTGAAAGCAGGGACCTTCCAG gtgttGATGGTTCGTTTCTCCTCACTCTTTGACCCCCGGGAGCAGGCGGTCACGTTCCTGGACGGCCGCACCTACCCGCTCCCCGAGCTGCGGGCCCTGGGCATGGGGCCCCTGCTCGTCTCCATGCTGGAGTTCAGCGGTAGGCTGGGCGCTCTGGAGCTGCAGGCTGACGAGACCGCGCTCTTCATGGCTGTGGTGCTGCTGTCAGCTG ATCGCTCCGGGGTTCTGGATGTGGGCCCGGTGGACCGGTTGCAGGAGTCCCTGACCCACTCCCTGCGCTTTCTCATCACCCAGAACCACCCCCAGGACCCTGAGCTGCTGTCAAAACTGCTGCTGAGACTCCCAGAGCTGAGAACCCTGAACCAGCAGCACTGTGAGAAACTACTGGCCTTCCACATCGAACCCTGA
- the LOC121307143 gene encoding nuclear receptor subfamily 1 group D member 1-like isoform X1, producing MDNIGVGVILYAGSSSNSSSPGPSSPSSGYQTQSPCSQASSPAEVPFTEIGVLKNRGGGGSPQLVFQFPEGGGAEWPQQRFGIVSVGSGNAGKTGTSNSFSHQHSNNNHNKLAANKHCGIASTLTSGWDGAALHCVWRRCLRIPLRGPRLRGVQAVRFGRIPKREKQRLLDEMQSYMSSLGKSAAMDIDSSPSPEDSQSEEAIRAISRAYRDIFVTGRDRLGKKEEEGEEPNDCNHNPCPALNPHTHCQGYPPCPRCAARDNKPAGLVNNNHYGYRAPPPETSSSNQGQQQSEAPPTHSLSANHNSNVARGSGGQSLCPWAMSGRVKVLACPLNASPFSEPGRSTQQVWEDFSRCFTPAVTEVVEFAKSIPGFQQLSQQDQIMLLKAGTFQVLMVRFSSLFDPREQAVTFLDGRTYPLPELRALGMGPLLVSMLEFSGRLGALELQADETALFMAVVLLSADRSGVLDVGPVDRLQESLTHSLRFLITQNHPQDPELLSKLLLRLPELRTLNQQHCEKLLAFHIEP from the exons ATGGATAATATTGGCG tagGAGTGATTCTGTACGCTGGCAGTTCCTCAAACAGCTCCAGCCCGGGTCCCAGCAGCCCCTCCAGTGGGTACCAGACTCAGTCTCCCTGCTCCCAGGCCTCCTCTCCTGCGGAGGTCCCCTTCACTGAGATTGGGGTGCTCAAGAACAGGGGTGGGGGGGGCTCCCCCCAGCTCGTCTTCCAGTTCCCTGAGGGGGGGGGCGCGGAGTGGCCCCAGCAGAGGTTCGGCATTGTGAGCGTCGGCAGCGGCAATGCTGGGAAAACTGGGACCAGCAACAGCTTCAGCCACCAGCacagcaacaacaaccacaacaaattGGCGGCCAACAAGCACTGCGGCATAGCCAGCACCCTCACCA GCGGGTGGGATGGTGctgctctgcactgtgtgtggAGACGTTGCCTCAGGATTCCACTACGGGGTCCACGCCTGCGAGGGGTGCAAG ccgtGCGTTTCGGTCGGATCCCGAAGCGTGAGAAGCAGCGCCTCCTGGACGAGATGCAGAGCTACATGAGCAGCCTCGGCAAATCAGCAGCCATGGACATAGACTCCTCCCCCAGCCCCGAGGACAGCCAATCGGAAGAGGCCATCAGGGCCATCTCAAGAGCCTACAGAGACATCTTTGTGACGGGGCGGGACAGGCTGGgcaagaaggaggaggagggggaggagccaaATGACTGCAACCACAACCCCTGCCCCGCACTGAACCCGCACACTCACTGCCAGGGGTACCCCCCGTGCCCACGCTGCGCGGCGAGAGACAACAAGCCTGCAGGATTGGTCAATAACAATCACTACGGCTATCGAGCCCCGCCCCCCGAGACCTCATCCTCCAATCAGGGCCAGCAGCAGAGCGAGGCCCCGCCCACTCACAGCCTCTCGGCCAATCACAACAGCAACGTGGCCAGAGGCTCCGGGGGTCAGAGTTTGTGTCCCTGGGCGATGAGCGGCAGGGTTAAAGTGCTG GCCTGCCCCCTCAACGCCTCTCCCTTCTCGGAGCCTGGGCGCAGCACTCAGCAGGTCTGGGAGGATTTCTCTCGCTGCTTCACCCCGGCTGTGACAGAGGTCGTGGAGTTTGCAAAGAGCATCCCCGGCTTCCAGCAGCTGAGCCAGCAGGACCAGATCATGCTGCTGAAAGCAGGGACCTTCCAG gtgttGATGGTTCGTTTCTCCTCACTCTTTGACCCCCGGGAGCAGGCGGTCACGTTCCTGGACGGCCGCACCTACCCGCTCCCCGAGCTGCGGGCCCTGGGCATGGGGCCCCTGCTCGTCTCCATGCTGGAGTTCAGCGGTAGGCTGGGCGCTCTGGAGCTGCAGGCTGACGAGACCGCGCTCTTCATGGCTGTGGTGCTGCTGTCAGCTG ATCGCTCCGGGGTTCTGGATGTGGGCCCGGTGGACCGGTTGCAGGAGTCCCTGACCCACTCCCTGCGCTTTCTCATCACCCAGAACCACCCCCAGGACCCTGAGCTGCTGTCAAAACTGCTGCTGAGACTCCCAGAGCTGAGAACCCTGAACCAGCAGCACTGTGAGAAACTACTGGCCTTCCACATCGAACCCTGA
- the LOC121307143 gene encoding nuclear receptor subfamily 1 group D member 1-like isoform X3, protein MDNIGVGVILYAGSSSNSSSPGPSSPSSGYQTQSPCSQASSPAEVPFTEIGVLKNRGGGGSPQLVFQFPEGGGAEWPQQRFGIVSVGSGNAGKTGTSNSFSHQHSNNNHNKLAANKHCGIASTLTSGWDGAALHCVWRRCLRIPLRGPRLRGVQAVRFGRIPKREKQRLLDEMQSYMSSLGKSAAMDIDSSPSPEDSQSEEAIRAISRAYRDIFVTGRDRLGKKEEEGEEPNDCNHNPCPALNPHTHCQGYPPCPRCAARDNKPAGLVNNNHYGYRAPPPETSSSNQGQQQSEAPPTHSLSANHNSNVARGSGGQSLCPWAMSGRVKVLACPLNASPFSEPGRSTQQVWEDFSRCFTPAVTEVVEFAKSIPGFQQLSQQDQIMLLKAGTFQVLMVRFSSLFDPREQAVTFLDGRTYPLPELRALGMGPLLVSMLEFSGRLGALELQADETALFMAVVLLSAEPPPGP, encoded by the exons ATGGATAATATTGGCG tagGAGTGATTCTGTACGCTGGCAGTTCCTCAAACAGCTCCAGCCCGGGTCCCAGCAGCCCCTCCAGTGGGTACCAGACTCAGTCTCCCTGCTCCCAGGCCTCCTCTCCTGCGGAGGTCCCCTTCACTGAGATTGGGGTGCTCAAGAACAGGGGTGGGGGGGGCTCCCCCCAGCTCGTCTTCCAGTTCCCTGAGGGGGGGGGCGCGGAGTGGCCCCAGCAGAGGTTCGGCATTGTGAGCGTCGGCAGCGGCAATGCTGGGAAAACTGGGACCAGCAACAGCTTCAGCCACCAGCacagcaacaacaaccacaacaaattGGCGGCCAACAAGCACTGCGGCATAGCCAGCACCCTCACCA GCGGGTGGGATGGTGctgctctgcactgtgtgtggAGACGTTGCCTCAGGATTCCACTACGGGGTCCACGCCTGCGAGGGGTGCAAG ccgtGCGTTTCGGTCGGATCCCGAAGCGTGAGAAGCAGCGCCTCCTGGACGAGATGCAGAGCTACATGAGCAGCCTCGGCAAATCAGCAGCCATGGACATAGACTCCTCCCCCAGCCCCGAGGACAGCCAATCGGAAGAGGCCATCAGGGCCATCTCAAGAGCCTACAGAGACATCTTTGTGACGGGGCGGGACAGGCTGGgcaagaaggaggaggagggggaggagccaaATGACTGCAACCACAACCCCTGCCCCGCACTGAACCCGCACACTCACTGCCAGGGGTACCCCCCGTGCCCACGCTGCGCGGCGAGAGACAACAAGCCTGCAGGATTGGTCAATAACAATCACTACGGCTATCGAGCCCCGCCCCCCGAGACCTCATCCTCCAATCAGGGCCAGCAGCAGAGCGAGGCCCCGCCCACTCACAGCCTCTCGGCCAATCACAACAGCAACGTGGCCAGAGGCTCCGGGGGTCAGAGTTTGTGTCCCTGGGCGATGAGCGGCAGGGTTAAAGTGCTG GCCTGCCCCCTCAACGCCTCTCCCTTCTCGGAGCCTGGGCGCAGCACTCAGCAGGTCTGGGAGGATTTCTCTCGCTGCTTCACCCCGGCTGTGACAGAGGTCGTGGAGTTTGCAAAGAGCATCCCCGGCTTCCAGCAGCTGAGCCAGCAGGACCAGATCATGCTGCTGAAAGCAGGGACCTTCCAG gtgttGATGGTTCGTTTCTCCTCACTCTTTGACCCCCGGGAGCAGGCGGTCACGTTCCTGGACGGCCGCACCTACCCGCTCCCCGAGCTGCGGGCCCTGGGCATGGGGCCCCTGCTCGTCTCCATGCTGGAGTTCAGCGGTAGGCTGGGCGCTCTGGAGCTGCAGGCTGACGAGACCGCGCTCTTCATGGCTGTGGTGCTGCTGTCAGCTG AACCACCCCCAGGACCCTGA